From the Papaver somniferum cultivar HN1 chromosome 2, ASM357369v1, whole genome shotgun sequence genome, the window ttccatcccgtttttttccAGAAAATGGGTAACGGCTGTTAAATGCATACGTGTCAGTTAACCTCCTTAATAAAAGACATTTTACTCCTCTCATGAGCTAACCCGACCTAGTCAAAATCATACCAAGAGACTGAGTTACTACCTAGTTAACCATGaccaattcatcttcttcttcacaaaactGTAACGTGTTCTCCTCCAAATTGAACCCAATAAAAATCATCATCAAGAATCATAATCGACCAAATACACAAATTAACCCATAATGAAATTAAATAGATTCATCAATACAAAATCAGCATGAAAAACATTACAATCTCGGTATGTGAAAttaacaagataaaaaaaaatcaaaccaaaaaaatctcAAGTGTTATTCTCCATTAATTGAATCactgaaaaactcaaaattggAGCATTTTCATACTTGCCCACCAGAACTACTCCATTTCTCCTCAACCAAGACCCATTCAAACAAGCCATCTCCTACTCTCCTTCTCAACTTAACTGAAATCGAAGCTAACTATAGCACAGATGTCATTTCAGTTTCAAGAAGATCTCCCAATCTTCTTCTTCCTGTAATTTACGTCATCACAACATCTTCATTTCAGCTTGTATTCATCTTACTCTTGATTGCCAGCTGCACCAACCCATTAGTGTTCACCATCTCTCCCATTTGTTTCATGACTTACTTCTTTGAACCCTTGCTGGAAACTGCATAATCAGGACAACACTCAACTTCCAATAAGTTCACAGCTCACCCTCTTAGCTCGTTCCTTCCATCTCTCTATGTCATTCTCTACAAGCAACAGTAGAAACAAATAAAACTCATTGATCTATGTATTCTGTTGAACCTGGAAGACCTGCAACAGCTTCATGATCACAACAATCTATGCACAATTGAAAAATGATCTAACAACTGCAGTCACTTCTCATTTTCTCCCTGTAACAACCACCAATTACAATTGCACCTGCAATTTCATTTCAGCTGCAAAATGATCTAACAACAACACCATTTGAGCCATCATCTCAGATCAAAATCACCTATAACTTTAGCTCAAGTCAAGCAACTTATCATAGACTGGTTATTTCTTGGTTAGCAACTATCCATTTTATATCCTTGCCAGTGACTACCAACACCTTCTCATCATTATCtaaagctacaacaacaacattacAGTATCCGCTAGCAACTTCACCACCAGAACCTTAACCATTATACAGCTGCACACACCTGAAATCCAACTCCAACATTTAATTCCTCACCAACTCCATTCCTGCAACTTAAGATTGTCTCCTCCAACATAGCACGTCCATTGAACCTAACAATTACATATATGCATCATAAGAAGAATTCAACTTCATCTATACTATGAACCCTAATTCCCTGTGAAATCAAAATTTAACCTCATGCAACCATTTTCACTCCAATCAGAACCAAACCCAATCATTAATTGTGATTCAATTAGCTCAATTTCATATAAAACAACAAATCAATTACAAAACCCCGAATTTAACTTACCTAGTTTTATGAGTTGAATCAATACTCGAATAAATACCATCACCAATTTCCTTTTCTAATTCTATTCGGAATTCTTtaggaaaccctaacttttgtttTCCTCTGAATTAAACCCGCTTTGTACCTCATCTCCACAAAATCAAAACCCCTCTCTAAAACCCTAATATTCACTAGATATCTTCTTTAACATATATGTATTGAATCAGTCcagtttcatcatcttctttaatATTCAGTTGCAATCAATTTTCAGCAGAAAAGAAGGATGAAGGAGAAGAACGGAGAAAAAAATCGAGAGAGAAAAAGAGACAGGAAGAAATGGGAGAAGATAACACCAACCTGTCTCTTATTTGGGTAAGGCTATGGTGGTAATTTTATAGGGCGAGTTGGACTTTGTCAAAACCTCTGACTAAATTGGTGGGTCCAAGTGTTATACTTAACAGAAATGTCAGTTTATAAAAGATTTAATTTGTGTGGCTGGTTTATTAAATATATGGTTTGAAGCAGGACACTTTATTAATTTGCCCCTAAAAAAAAGATCCCCCTCAACAAAGGAAGGGCCCTAACTGAATGCTTATGTTGGCAGGCCATGGGTTAAAACCTCAAAGGTGTCATTATCCATCCATAGAAAACCCAACTTCACAGAAAACCCATTTGACCCCAACTATCTAAATtccccttctagtttaaatcttAAATCACCCCAATAGTCACCATTAGGGGGCTGCCACAGAACATAAATCGGTGAACAAGAGAACTTAAGTGCAGCACTATAAGAAGAGGTCGGAACATTTCTCGAGTCTTGGCAGAAAAAGCCGCCCTCCAAAGGATATAGGGGATAGGAGAATCCCAGTGACCATCATCATTAGCAGCCTGTAAGTACAAGATTCCCGTAAGCTCAAGAGACGACTGTGAGCTCTGAAATTGGATTTTATAAGCAAAGCTTGTAGCATCCCAAATAGTCAGAACGCGCTCACAAGCGGAGAAAAGATGGAAATACTTTCTTCATACTGATGATAAAGAGGGCAAACAGTGGGAACATCAAGGCCACGGTCTTTTAAATTCACTCTTACTAAGGTTTTTCCGTGGACACCAATTACCAAACTTTCCAAAGTTGTTTCCATCTAATACCTAGCCCAGCAGAATCCCCATGCGATTGCATTAACCAGTTATAGCAATCTTTAACCGACACAGTACCATCCTGACTGTCATCTTTTGATCACAAGGAGGAGAATGCTTTGCAATAGGAATGGCTAAAATTTGATTTTGAACTAAGGTTGGAGCAACTGAAGCTATGGTAGATAGATCCCAATCATGATATCTGGGACTGGGATGAATAAGATCAGAGACAACATATACTTGCCACTTGCCACTGAGCTAATAttatttttattcattttgagCAGGGAGGATAACAACCTAGGAAGCATGGACACGGGACACGAACACGATACTGGGACACATGGACCTCGCGAACTACAAAATCATTAGGACACAGACACGTttatatatgtgtatatatatatattaggtaTCTCCCCGGCGGCTCAAcctctttcaattttttttgttgtttggtcGGTTGGTCAGTACTCTCCCACAAAATTTTAGTCATTAACAAACTGGTTTGATTAAAATTGTGGAATATCGAGTCAATAAGTTAGTTGAGGCCAGTGACCCTAGAATTAGTCGAGGCTTACAGGCCCGGCCGTGGCCTCTTAAGCATGCCCCGGTATATTTTTGGTCGGGCCAAATTAACCGTGGCTTACATCCCCGGCCGTGGCCTCTTAAGCATGCCCCAGTGTTTTGTTGGtcaggtcaaattagccgggacTTACATCTCCGGCCGTCGTCTCTTAAGCATGCTCGAGTGTCTTGTTGGTCATGTCAAATTAGCCGAGGCTGTCGTCTCTTAAGTATGTCGTAGTGTTTTGTTGTCCCTGGCAAATTAGCCAGAGCTTACAAACCCGATTGTGGCCTCTTAAGCTATCCTGCCGATCATGACCTCTTAAGCATATGCCCTGGTGTTTTGTTAGTCGTGTCAAATTAATCGGGCCTACCATAATGTTTTGTTAGTCGTGTCAAATTAGCCAGGATTTACGGCCGGCCGTCGCCTCTTAAGCAAAAAATAAAGCCTAATTTTTTTCCTTCCAATTTGGTTCTAGCTACCAACGATCACACTCAAATTTCATACGTAAACGTGTATAAATCTAAACGTTTACGGTCTTTTTTATGcacaatttttttcttctaataataGCCGTTAAATTAGTTGAGGCTATCCATTCTTTCTGTTACACTTATAGCCACGTCAAAACATGGGTTATGTAGATGCCTATTGGAGTTTCATAAAAACTGTAGTGCAGCAGTTCAAAGAAATAGACTTTTTTGGTCTTCCAAAATGCTAAGCCATGCATACCTTTGCAGCTAGTGGGGTCTTGTAGTTACATACCTTTGCAGCTAGTGGGGTTTTGTGGATAAGTTTAGATTGTACTACTActtccgtacctattatatagacAAAATTTTGGATTTTACTTGTACCATTAGATAAGTGGAATcctattttcaaaattaattttCTTACATATACCCTTATCTATGATACATAGGTAATTGTATTGAGAATAAGACAAAAGGCAAGACAAGAAAAAACATGTAAAATTATAAATTCcaaataattttcttaatctaAAAGAATAGTCTCTCACCGCCTATATACGTGGTACTGAGGGAGTATAAATTAAATTACAAACATTGCTAGTACTTtggaaatttatagaatatttaaaAATTACATGAATACGACCGATCGATGTGGATCTGCTTACTTTACGTGGAGTTTAATTTCTTGGCAATCCTGGATTCCACCAAATTAATCCATATTACAGTTTCCTGATGTTCTTTATTGAGCTGATTAGAGGCACAATAATTATCAAATTCGGTTGACCAATAGCAATATAGCATCATTAAGCACCAAATTGATTGTAAAGAATTTATGTACACAGTAATAATCAAATTTGCTTAATCCTTAACAACCTATATTcagaccaaaaaaaagaaaaaaaaccctacTGACTGATCATCTAAAGCCTGCTATAAAAGAAAGCGAATTGAATTAGGGTTGGAAATTGGAGTGGTTGTACGGAAACTGTAGGAAAcaactataaataaataaaatcaatatcGACGTGTTTATCCTAATTAAATATTAGGAAATTGTTCTGTAGTTACAAACAGGGTTATATAAGGAAAATCTAGGAACGCACGGTTAAGGAAAAGGTAGGAACAAAAACGAATTTAAGTAAGGAAAACTTTTGCCGGGTATTTTTGGTTCATTGCCAGAGGGAATGTGGATCACGGTTCATGAAACTTAAAGATTGATCACGGTTCATGAAACTACATCAAGCAGTAGTACTTGCAGCTGCTTTCAACATATAAACAGAGTTACAACTAATAATCTAACCATAAATCTCAACATATAAACACAAAATTAACCTTCAGTACGCTTTAAAACGTTACCATATTTCCCAAAAGTCGTCGTGATTGTTGATTATTCCGAGATTACATTAGCAGAATCTGAAACCAAAGAAATCGTGAAAGGGGATCAACGGAAGTATGAGCCTAGCCCTAATTAATTAAGAGTCTTGAAACGAAGATTCAAATCGCCGgtgacaacaacaatcaaaaattcAAAGTAAAGAGAGATCATACGATTCTTGTTCGAAGTTACGGTTTACAACAGGAGCAAAAGGAGATTTACAGTTTTCAATGGGTTTATAAATCGTCAGTTATCCAAAAAATAGTCGATTGTGTAGGAATGGCTCGATCCCTTGATCGACGTGCGTCTTCTCCATCCGATTAATCAACCACTGGTCTACTGTAGCTATGTTTGTATAATTAATGATCACGTTAATATATAAAGAGACTTAGATATTATTACTTAGATTACGATTTCCAGCTATAATTATGGACAGTGGTCGATCTTATTTTTAGTAGTTAACTAGACCTTTACCCGTGCCGTtgatcattttttattttgttcatCTTTTAGCGTAAAAATTATGCCACCAAAACTCATCAACACCTCTAGGTGACATCAACTTGTTTATTTACTTTCTGAAATGGGCTTCAACATATGTAAAACGGTTGGTAGAAGGCTGGAACCCCAAATCAAtcacattttcaaatattgttcatATTCGCATTCCACATAAACATTGCTCATATTCGTATTCCACATAGAACTTGAAATAGTCACAATGAAGTAGTACAAATATGTATTATTGAGAGGATTTAGTTGTTTAATCCTGCATATCTTCAAAATTTCTagtttaattagataaaaaaaaaacaaatattaccTCAGTAACGATAAATGTTTTCTTAGATTAAGTAGTACAAATATGGTTAATCTTTACAAAATTTATGTTTTGTAATTCATACGATCCTTTAGGATAAAAATGGTTAATCTTTAACCAATTCCTCAAAATCCTATGGGCCTATGCATAGTAGAACACCACTTCATTCACTTCTTCAAAACAAAGTAGTGTCCCTAAGtcgaaaagaaataaatcatcaaaGGTCGTTAACCAAATTTATAACGAAAATGAAATcacaaaattacttcaaaatcaaCCAGATTAATCTTACAAATTCGGTTAGCTTCAGGAATTACTTTTTCTCTTTGGTGATATAAATTATTCCAAATTTACATAGAATTATGTTTACTCATTTTCCTAAAgtttaataatttttaatttttgatccatttgttttttttatattcTTTCTTTAATTATTATCATAAACTATTTCTCAATCATGCATAATCacatgaagtcgaggagaaatgatAGAAACAAAAATCATGGCAAAAAAAAGTGAATAAAGAGAGATATGAGAAACTAAATCAATTTACAATTGGTTCGCGTGTAGCCTTGTATATggtcaatttttttatataaGTTTCATCTTCTTTCCTGCCCCGAACCGACAAATCTCAAAACTACAGttattgatttatcttctccctgTAAAAATCTGGCTTTcagtatttattttaatttaaaaaaaattaaaaagaaaagatttttttttttaaaaataatatcaaataaaaaataatagaaaaataaaattaaccaaGGGTAACTAAATAATTTATCTATCTTAGGACACCTTTCTCATCCTACTATCACTACTtcttctaccaccaccaccaccaccattaacgtcatcactccaccattctcaccaacTCCCACCACCATTACCCCAACGCCGATCCACCACCCCGCCCAATATCATAACCACCATTAATTCTTACTGATTTAatgtaaaataaatttattatgtattgtattgatgaaaatatatttatttgattaattaaagaaacatttattatgaaatatcaataaaACATTTATTATTGAAAGTTAATTAAACTGATCATTTTACAACCGTAGATTTAGCTTTCCCAAGAATGAATCCAGAGCGTCCTTTATCTTTCCTAATTGTTTGACCTTTCTTTGTTTTATTAATTTCTTTAGTTATTCAGCCGCGCCGTAACGGCACGACCTTCATAATAAGTTaaaaatattatgtgaattttaATCCTTGTATAAACTAACAATTGTTGTCCATGTTTTAACATTTTTTTATCAAATAATTGAGAAACTAAATCAAGGGTAATTAAGTATGCGTATTTAAAAATAAGTAATTTTCTACAGCTATTGATTTATCTGCTTTTAGGCGCGTATAGCGGTGGGGATATGCGTATTCCTATAATTAACTATGCGTATTTACCTAAAAAGCAGACATAGTTTAGTTGATAATTTCagaaatatgtttgtttttttcatttgtattatctaataaaaatatatttatcatcatcattagtagaataatttatatattatcatttttaatttaaCATTTAACAAAATATTATCATGGATAACTAATAGACtatttattatgaagaattatggaacCTTAATGACGTGGCAACTTTTGTCCATTAGATGCATTTCTAATCTCAGTCACAAACATCACTTATGACAAACGATTACATCCCTATATTGATCTCTTGTGAGGACAAAATCTGAACCGCCACTTACATAGGAGTTATCCAAACTGTGGTTTATATTCTTGACGTTACATATTTTGTGGCGTTATGAAATTAGcttaatatgtttttgttcaccaatacccaccaccaccataaaatcatatgaatccattttttttatccaccaccacctagtggcagagccaagagttgactaacctggctctaatCCCTTAAATTTTTTAATAACTactaaattttttagtttattttataaatagtactttgtccatatatatttatggtttagtccaccaaagtttacatgtttatttttttaaaaaaagtagGCCTCCTCAAAGTCAActtttgactccaccactgccaccatcatTGCCGCCCACCTAAGtttacagattcgagcagagataggacgtcactacagtatgcatcatcataggaatctgggttaaagttctccatacatgcttgaaaggggtcgacggatagaatgttagtcaacgaatcttgcattaatccttcaatcatattaacttcatgcacatcatcatcatcaagattcacaggttgttgactaatatcgaacacattcaattctaccgtcatgttaccaaaagacagatttaacactccattccgacagttgatgatcgcgttggacgtagccaagaaaggacgtcctaagatgacaggaatgtgacagtctgggttttgtacaggttgagtgtctaagacaatgaagtctacgggaaaataaaatttgtcaaccttgatcaaaacatcttccaccactccacgaggaatcttgacagatcggtctgccagttgtagagtgatagatgttggtttcaactccccaagacctaactgctcataaacagaatatggcagtaggttaacacttgcacctaggtctaataacgctttattgaccgtgtgttctcctatagtgcaagaaattgttggacatcctggatccctaaacttgggtggagttttgtttagaatgatggaactcacctgctcagctaagaaagcacgtttttgcacattgagcttgcgcttttgagtacacaagtctttgaggaatttggcataagcagggatttgcttgattgcttcaagaaaaggaatgttgatgttgactctcttgaacagatctaacatctcattgtaatgggtacttttctgttgatagatcaatctttgaggaaaatggagcaacaggaagatgagttggcaaagggacattcacagcagtagaattgtcagattttccaacttgctcagattctttggttttctggggttgtggagacagcgtggaatttgtatcagactcattaggttcgcccacgttgttctcgatgactttaccacttcggagggtggtaatggcatggatttgatcaggtgaggtttcagtgcaggatgttgtgcctgtttgaaatatcctctttggattttgttggggttggctcggaagtttacccttttctctctcacatatttgatccatcttttgatctagatttttctgactttgcatcaaactctggaacatttcctctagggtggataatctcttgtcggtattgtgttgaggatatgattgttgttgagagtttgattgttgttgagggtttctcgggtgttgataaccttgattgttctgatatccctgattgttttgatagctctgattgggttgagatggtcctccttgagtgggtccttttgaccatgaaaagttagggtggtttctccatcctggattgtaggtctgtgaataagggttatgctctggtttttgaaacatggcatgtgcctgttcaagcctagactcctggactgcaagcaaatctggacaattttggaattgatggttggggtcgttacaagcagcacaaacagacgaagcgacatgttctcggagagtagtggtggaaggttttgaatttttatgtagttctaactcttctaatctcctaactattgatgccatgtttgctcttccctcaaaatccgcttcaatcctaaaagcctttgcttcggatgtagtctttctggtttcacggatggattcccactgttgcgtcttttcagctacttcaatcaagaagtcccaagacgcgtcagcagttttatctacgaatagaccattacacatcgactcaaccgttgttcgggtggacacatctagaccttcatacaaaatttgcacaagtctccatttttcaaaaccatgatggggacattggagcaataattcattgaatctctccaggtatctagctaaggtctcaccttctaattgcacaaagctattcagactttgacgaattgtcgcagtcttgtggttcgggaaaaactttttgaaaaactcctttatgaggtcatcccatgtcatgatggattgaggctgtaaagcatagagccaggcctttgccttatctttcagggagaaaggaaaaagccttaacttcagggtttcgtcggtcatttgagtgaaacgcagagttccacaaatttcctcgaattctctcacgtggtggtacgggttttcattctcaacacctctaaaaataggaagcatctgtattgtgcttgatttcagctcataatggccattagcctcgggcagcaaatacaagaaggttgactggctctagttgggtacatataatccttgagggtacggggttctcccattgtttctggttgatctggactgtctccctcagaacttagaatttcgataggttcgtctgggttaattctaacaagtctgtttgtctggtctctgtaggtcacaatcatgtcctagtaggtaccttaactaacatgttggtcagacagagcaatcggaaacaatttggcccacaagggtatgaagatttggttttgaatggggttttggtttaaagaaggggttttgtttttggtttaaaaatttgggctttggaaaaaatttttgaactaaacctagcataaattatcacaactcataaaagaaaaaaaaaacaataataataattaaacaagcccataaaagaaaaaagaaaaaataaaaaaaaaaaaaacaaaaaaaaaaaaaaaaaaaaaaataaaataattacagtcccaaatataaaaaaaaaaagaaaaaagaaaataaataaaaattattacaatcccaaataaataattaaattaattattacaagcccgaatttgaatttaaatgaggcccaagtgggttaactcatgggttaggcttacttgttttttggagggaagcccaaaaataggcttttagtccccttttagttgcacaccccagttgggctttaggatcgtcctaagctcacgctcaagcccagcagaatctgcagcgaagcccagcagcaaaggcaagcccaggagcagaagttgaggttactaagcccagctcagttgggtcaagcccagcaacaaaggttggatcagagcccagcagcagagggtgcacaagcccagttgacagcttcagttggcagcccagttggcttggcagcaggcttggcagcagcaacaacagcagcagcagcttggcagagaaagcaccaacagcagcagcaacagagaaagcacaagcaccagcaacagcaacagcaggctttggctttggcttggcagcagcaccagcagcagcaacagcagcagctcaggtaacagcagatggcagcaccactccccggcagcggcgccaaaaacttggtgggcccgggaaagcgtataaaattgaagtgaaatgaaaacgggcctacagtaataccgcaagtgcacggtcgtcggttgtagctcgtgcaagtacgggtcgatccacagagactgggtgtgtttgaagtgttctagctattttgggctcctaaattgttgttggttaacttatgaagcctttttgggttttgggcttagggggtttgttttggtcttctggtgagctcaagttgtgctctgggcttttgggctcaatgggattgagctaacagtggactgtgggctgggctttggagaggaagcagcagcaagagaaaggaaggcaatgcagcagcagcacaagtgctgcacagcagctgcagggcaaaagcaacaacaacagcagctgcagcagcagtgtagcagaaaggaaggcaatgcagcagcaacacaagtgctgcacagcagctgcacaagcaagtAGCAAGAATAACAAGTAGCAGCAGGGGAGAAATGGCAGCACTAAatagcaggagaagaagtggcagcaacacaaggcaatgcaataaagaaaatagcaaacaaaataaacatggaagcaacatagggcaacacagggcaaaaacaaggaacaaagcaagtgaaccaaggcctaaggccaagggcaaggatgatagtgaaactaaaagagcaaggctaaggcaagaatacaggcaaacaaaaatggaatggcaagataatcagcttgctatgagcactgatttcttccattgcacaatcagcacattgcatcctaagcatacaaaaggaatgtcaagataatcagcttgctatgagcactgatttcttccattactcaatcagttcaatgcttcaaaggtaactagcctagcattccatcaaactaacagcaaattaaacataacaggaacattaacaaaggaacttatcaacacaatgcatcaaaacaagcacattaacaggatcatcaacaggatatgaaaataaacacatcaacaggaacataaacaggaattgattggaaattaaaacatgaaattaaacatgcacattaacaggaactgatgtgaaactaaaattgaacattaacaggaactttcacaactaacatgaacataactgaaattgaactgagcttgaaaatttaacagaacttgaaagttctggacactggctagtccagcatacctttaacactaatcccacacccatatttatacccaatacccaattagggtttacaatcaaaatccccaaatttctccaatcgacagtacaattagggtttggtaaattcttacctaatttgatgtagcaacatcaaattaaactcgacccattactctccttggtctgctgcacctttcccatgcttcaattacgtcttatagcctcacctagtttattgatttatcacctagggtttcagtggtgaaaaatcaataagttagatggctatagaggtaggggaggtagctacggcgtgtaggtggtgtttggtggtgatttggtggaggttaggtggtagagatggtggtgacagagggttggtggcggagcaggtggtggtcgtgatgtctctgcagagggaggtgatggaggagaggggctcgactgttttgggaagaaggggggtgtttggttaggtggtaaggtTCGGGTGCTCCAGTCTGTGGaggcttcatcgatttttgatgttcagcaagactaagccgtgagatgtggagctggtacgtagatcggacggtgatgcggaggcaagcgaggagagaccgtcggatgaagtgatacaacgaaactaacggtgctagactaggttaggtgctgtagtgtaaggcggagatatcaaactttgatgaacagcaagggagcaaccgttggattcaactaccatctaatctgaaggcttggaatttcagcgctgtggtgcttggcagagacttcagattttgatgctctatgaaggagcgaccgtcggatgcttctgagaactgatctgatggctgagaacggaggcgtttttgtgtgtagaaaatgaggttgtgcgcaccattcttcgcggcttccttgcgtgatttctcccggcttttcactacttttctgctcttttcgctccgcatccgaactttatttattacctaaaaatgcaaaattaattaataaaaatatttattcttgaaaacaatgaaaatacagaatatgggataaaatgtagaattcatgcacaaaagatgagttaaatgccaacaaaaagggataaatatat encodes:
- the LOC113350919 gene encoding uncharacterized protein LOC113350919, with translation MSSKSTHYNEMLDLFKRVNINIPFLEAIKQIPAYAKFLKDLCTQKRKLNVQKRAFLAEQVSSIILNKTPPKFRDPGCPTISCTIGEHTVNKALLDLGASVNLLPYSVYEQLGLGELKPTSITLQLADRSVKIPRGVVEDVLIKVDKFYFPVDFIVLDTQPVQNPDCHIPVILGRPFLATSNAIINCRNGVLNLSFGNMTVELNVFDISQQPVNLDDDDVHEVNMIEGLMQDSLTNILSVDPFQACMENFNPDSYDDVQSGFNSEENKNTNNGWKPKFEPLPVSKSTLVPSLEEPHKLDLKPLPDTLKYVFLGPSETLPVIVASDLDSDQEMNYLVTGRMPYHWGKQDRSRFLVEVKHFFWDDPYLFKYCPDQIIWRCIPENKAYRTAFKTPIGMSPYRLVYGKACHLPVELEHRAYWAVKQLNFSLDKAGGREILGVGWWYFWKLGEDNSCRICIHQVWKEWETVDVFES